A region from the Rhodamnia argentea isolate NSW1041297 chromosome 7, ASM2092103v1, whole genome shotgun sequence genome encodes:
- the LOC115754260 gene encoding protein STABILIZED1-like, whose product MKALDPESIAAGGTESPWSQTPVTDLTALGEGRGTVLSLKLDRLSDSVSALTVVDLKGCLTDLKYTKITSDAEISDISKARLLLKGITQTNPKHPPGWIAAGRLEEGAGKIQASRQLVQKRCEECPKVRMCRLRRAG is encoded by the coding sequence ATGAAGGCTTTGGACCCTGAGAGTATAGCGGCAGGAGGGACTGAGTCACCTTGGTCTCAGACGCCGGTAACCGATTTGACCGCACTGGGTGAAGGAAGAGGTACTGTTCTGTCTTTAAAGCTAGATAGGTTATCTGATTCAGTGTCGGCTTTGACTGTTGTGGATCTGAAAGGGTGCTTGACTGATTTAAAGTACACGAAGATTACTAGTGATGCTGAGATATCTGATATAAGCAAGGCAAGGTTATTGCTCAAGGGTATTACACAGACAAACCCGAAACACCCACCAGGTTGGATTGCGGCTGGGAGGCTAGAGGAGGGGGCTGGGAAGATTCAGGCTTCTAGGCAATTGGTACAGAAAAGGTGCGAGGAATGTCCAAAAGTGAGGATGTGTAGATTGAGACGTGCCGGCTAG